From Gammaproteobacteria bacterium, the proteins below share one genomic window:
- the queC gene encoding 7-cyano-7-deazaguanine synthase QueC — protein MNSLEKKAVVLVSGGLDSATTLAMARDEHFSCYALSFDYGQRHRSELDASARVAKTLGAVSHRVISLDLRAIGGSALTDDAIDVPTGQTGSHELIPVTYVPARNTIFLSYALAWAEVLQAQHIFIGVNAVDYSGYPDCRPEYIAAYQAMAKLATKAGVEGDAVTIHAPLIQLTKADIIRKGVALGVDYGMTVSCYGADAAGRACGQCDSCRLRAAGFREAGISDPTVYQ, from the coding sequence ATGAACAGTCTGGAAAAAAAGGCGGTAGTGCTGGTATCCGGTGGCTTGGACTCAGCCACCACTCTGGCAATGGCGAGGGATGAACATTTTTCCTGTTATGCCCTGAGTTTTGATTATGGGCAGCGACATCGCTCTGAACTGGATGCCTCGGCCCGGGTGGCAAAAACCCTGGGTGCTGTATCGCATCGCGTCATCTCGCTGGACCTGCGGGCCATCGGCGGTTCTGCGCTGACCGATGACGCCATTGACGTGCCAACGGGGCAGACTGGCTCACATGAGCTTATCCCTGTTACCTATGTGCCGGCACGAAATACCATCTTTCTGTCGTATGCGCTTGCCTGGGCGGAAGTGTTGCAGGCGCAGCATATTTTTATTGGCGTGAATGCGGTGGATTATTCCGGTTACCCCGATTGCAGGCCGGAATATATCGCCGCCTATCAGGCCATGGCCAAGCTTGCTACCAAGGCGGGAGTGGAAGGGGATGCCGTTACCATTCACGCACCACTGATTCAGCTGACCAAGGCGGATATCATCCGCAAGGGCGTGGCTCTGGGAGTGGACTATGGAATGACCGTTTCATGTTATGGCGCCGATGCCGCCGGTCGTGCCTGTGGCCAGTGCGACTCCTGCCGTCTGCGCGCCGCCGGCTTCCGGGAGGCGGGCATAAGCGATCCTACCGTCTACCAGTGA
- the ybgF gene encoding tol-pal system protein YbgF encodes MALVILAAPCFVFDVAAREPAPVIEASGDLSTSRSDFLEKRIEKLERLLENQTLVDLVMRMDGLQNEIQQLSGRTEEQAHNIEQLKNRQRDLYLDIDRRLRQAEQARASTPAAPATGSVFGEVIPDGAVAGGASGQPAGSSAMSGATQPDVSAGVQAAADPQQERDDYERAFNLLKEGRYDLAVAAFKTFVQKYPRGQFSDNAQYWLGEANYVQRHFQVALAEFEKVIKDYPASPKRADALLKMGYTYQALGQHDKARLSLNDVVMNHPNTTAASLAKKRLQDLKQL; translated from the coding sequence ATGGCGTTGGTCATTTTGGCCGCGCCATGTTTCGTTTTTGATGTGGCGGCACGTGAACCGGCGCCGGTGATAGAGGCCTCTGGTGATCTGTCGACGTCCAGGTCGGACTTCCTGGAGAAACGCATCGAAAAGCTGGAACGATTACTGGAAAACCAGACCCTGGTTGATCTGGTGATGCGCATGGATGGCCTGCAAAATGAGATCCAGCAGCTGTCCGGGCGGACGGAAGAACAGGCGCACAATATCGAGCAACTGAAAAACCGGCAGCGGGATCTGTATCTGGATATTGATCGGCGTTTGCGTCAGGCGGAACAGGCGCGGGCCAGTACGCCCGCCGCACCGGCAACAGGTTCGGTTTTTGGAGAGGTGATACCGGATGGGGCCGTGGCAGGTGGCGCCAGTGGACAGCCTGCGGGTTCCTCTGCTATGTCAGGCGCAACGCAGCCGGATGTTTCGGCCGGCGTCCAGGCTGCGGCCGATCCGCAGCAGGAGCGTGACGATTACGAGCGTGCCTTCAATCTGCTCAAGGAAGGTCGGTACGATCTCGCCGTAGCGGCCTTTAAAACCTTTGTACAGAAATATCCTCGCGGGCAGTTTTCCGATAATGCGCAATACTGGTTAGGCGAAGCCAATTATGTGCAACGTCATTTTCAGGTTGCCTTGGCTGAATTTGAAAAAGTCATAAAAGACTATCCGGCCAGTCCCAAACGCGCCGATGCCCTGTTGAAAATGGGTTACACCTACCAGGCATTGGGACAGCACGACAAGGCCCGTTTGTCCCTCAATGATGTGGTGATGAATCACCCCAATACCACCGCGGCGAGTCTGGCCAAAAAACGATTGCAGGATCTGAAGCAGCTGTAA
- the queE gene encoding 7-carboxy-7-deazaguanine synthase QueE produces the protein MTTDFPITPTTQSRQQDVDSRTDQLRITEIFLSLQGESRTVGFPTVFVRLTGCPLRCGYCDTSYAFQGGRWMAMDAILADIAALQTHHVTVTGGEPLAQRACTALLSRLCDAGYAVSLETSGALDVSAVDARVVKVMDLKTPGSGEEARNRWENLPHLTAQDQIKFVICDRADYDWAKQKIEQYDLLSRCEILFSPCFGQLAPVTLADWILGDKLPVRFQLQLHKLLWGDEPGR, from the coding sequence ATGACGACAGATTTCCCCATCACACCCACCACTCAAAGCCGGCAGCAGGATGTCGATTCCCGCACCGATCAGTTGCGCATCACAGAAATCTTTCTATCTCTGCAAGGGGAGTCGCGCACGGTAGGTTTCCCCACTGTGTTTGTGCGTCTCACCGGCTGCCCCCTGCGCTGTGGTTACTGTGATACGAGCTATGCCTTTCAGGGTGGGCGGTGGATGGCGATGGACGCAATCCTTGCCGACATTGCCGCCCTGCAAACGCATCATGTCACCGTTACTGGCGGCGAGCCCCTCGCACAACGTGCATGCACCGCCTTGTTGAGCCGGCTGTGCGATGCCGGGTATGCCGTTTCCCTGGAGACCAGCGGCGCACTGGATGTGTCCGCGGTGGATGCGCGCGTGGTGAAGGTGATGGATCTCAAGACACCGGGTTCGGGTGAGGAAGCCAGAAATCGCTGGGAAAATCTTCCGCACCTGACAGCGCAGGATCAAATCAAGTTTGTCATCTGTGATCGTGCCGATTATGACTGGGCAAAGCAAAAGATCGAGCAATATGATCTGCTGTCCCGTTGTGAAATCCTGTTTTCTCCCTGTTTTGGTCAGCTGGCACCGGTCACCCTGGCCGACTGGATTCTCGGCGATAAATTACCGGTGCGTTTCCAGCTGCAGTTACACAAATTACTTTGGGGTGATGAGCCGGGCCGATGA
- the gpmI gene encoding 2,3-bisphosphoglycerate-independent phosphoglycerate mutase, with translation MTEKSPRRPVVLIILDGFGVSPSRLNNAVAQAHTPQLDKYFSRHVHTLLQASGSAVGLPDGQMGNSEVGHLTMGCGAIVRQDLVRIDSAINDMSFFENLALMDAVGHARNNQRPLHLAGLVSDGGVHSDIAHLLALIELCRRNDVRPVLHMFTDGRDTAPVSALHYLDQIEPSLRSAGGSIASVSGRYFAMDRDNRWLRTEQAWRAITLAQGVHAESARDAIEAAYAAGKTDEFIVPTVINGGEPVQWGDPLLFFNFRKDRARQLTAALAKQEFSHFDRGDYTPISVTCMTEYDEWYRLPFAFKQDRPQTTMAEVISRAGLRQFHCAETEKYAHVTYFLNGGKGDPFAGEERVIIDSPRVATYDLQPEMSADKVADAVIEAMNSKDFAFIVVNFANGDMVGHSGIPAAAIKAVEALDREVGRLLDVADGANWSVVLTADHGNCEQMVDPVSGEPHTRHTVYPVPCLIIDEVPWQLAVGAGLSAIAPTVLHLLGLPIPEAMSGRSLLLKPIARQASSSPA, from the coding sequence ATGACTGAAAAATCCCCCCGCCGTCCGGTCGTATTGATCATCCTCGACGGTTTTGGTGTGAGTCCCAGCAGGCTCAATAATGCGGTGGCTCAGGCGCACACCCCGCAGCTGGATAAATATTTCTCCCGCCACGTCCATACCTTGTTGCAGGCCTCGGGCAGCGCGGTGGGCCTGCCAGACGGCCAAATGGGCAATTCCGAGGTCGGACACCTGACCATGGGCTGTGGCGCGATCGTGCGGCAAGATCTGGTACGCATCGATAGCGCCATTAACGATATGAGTTTCTTTGAAAATCTCGCGCTCATGGATGCCGTGGGACATGCCCGCAATAACCAGCGCCCCCTGCATCTGGCGGGGCTGGTTTCCGATGGTGGTGTGCACAGCGATATCGCCCATCTGCTGGCGCTGATTGAACTGTGTCGGCGCAACGATGTACGGCCGGTGCTGCATATGTTCACCGATGGGCGCGATACCGCGCCGGTTTCCGCCCTGCATTATCTGGATCAGATCGAACCATCGCTGCGCTCGGCCGGTGGCAGCATCGCCTCGGTGAGCGGGCGTTATTTCGCGATGGATAGGGACAATCGCTGGCTGCGCACCGAGCAGGCCTGGCGGGCCATCACCCTTGCGCAGGGCGTGCATGCCGAATCGGCGCGGGATGCCATTGAGGCGGCCTATGCCGCAGGCAAAACCGATGAATTTATTGTGCCCACGGTGATCAATGGCGGCGAACCTGTTCAGTGGGGCGACCCGCTGCTGTTTTTCAATTTCCGCAAGGATCGCGCGCGTCAGCTGACGGCGGCGCTGGCTAAGCAGGAGTTCAGCCATTTTGATCGCGGCGATTACACGCCCATCAGCGTCACCTGCATGACCGAATATGACGAATGGTACCGTTTGCCGTTTGCGTTCAAGCAAGACCGGCCCCAAACCACCATGGCCGAGGTGATCAGCCGCGCCGGCCTGCGCCAGTTCCATTGTGCCGAGACCGAAAAATACGCCCACGTCACCTATTTTCTAAACGGTGGCAAGGGGGATCCCTTTGCCGGGGAGGAGCGGGTGATCATCGATTCGCCCAGGGTTGCCACCTACGATCTGCAGCCGGAGATGAGTGCGGACAAGGTGGCGGATGCCGTCATTGAAGCTATGAATAGCAAGGATTTCGCCTTTATTGTGGTGAATTTTGCCAATGGCGACATGGTGGGGCATTCCGGTATTCCCGCTGCCGCGATAAAGGCCGTGGAGGCCCTGGATCGTGAGGTGGGCCGTCTGCTGGATGTAGCCGATGGCGCGAACTGGTCGGTGGTACTCACGGCCGATCACGGCAACTGCGAACAGATGGTGGACCCCGTGAGTGGAGAGCCCCATACGCGACACACGGTCTACCCGGTGCCCTGTCTGATTATCGATGAAGTGCCCTGGCAATTGGCGGTGGGGGCGGGCCTGAGCGCGATTGCGCCCACGGTGCTGCACCTGCTGGGCCTGCCGATCCCCGAGGCGATGAGCGGTCGTTCGCTGTTGCTGAAGCCGATTGCCCGCCAGGCGTCGTCTTCCCCTGCATAA
- a CDS encoding SAM-dependent chlorinase/fluorinase, with protein sequence MIVLFTDFGDGGPYVGQMKAVLAQHAPAVAVIDLLNDAPAFDVTASAHLLAAYMGSFSVGTIFLAIIDPTVGSAERKPVIAKVDGRYFVGPGNGLFDVVAARGSEVQWWEIDWRPESLSHSFHGRDLFAPVAARLAMGEFPQVRLLPFPRPSVDTGDLCRIIYIDHYGNAITGLRAGKLDRRSGLRLGETLLRYARTFSSVPHGQAFWYENANGLVEIAANQGHAARLLSLGLGDTITIVPELR encoded by the coding sequence GTGATTGTCCTGTTTACAGACTTTGGTGATGGTGGGCCCTATGTGGGACAGATGAAGGCCGTGCTCGCACAGCACGCCCCTGCGGTAGCGGTCATCGATCTGCTCAATGACGCGCCTGCGTTTGATGTCACCGCTTCCGCGCATCTGCTGGCAGCGTATATGGGCAGCTTTTCTGTTGGCACCATTTTTCTGGCGATTATTGATCCCACGGTTGGTAGTGCTGAGCGTAAGCCGGTGATCGCGAAAGTGGATGGTCGCTATTTTGTCGGGCCCGGAAATGGTCTGTTTGATGTGGTGGCGGCACGTGGCAGTGAGGTGCAGTGGTGGGAGATTGACTGGCGTCCGGAATCGCTCTCCCATAGTTTTCACGGCCGAGACCTGTTTGCACCCGTGGCGGCCCGGCTGGCTATGGGCGAATTTCCACAGGTTAGACTGCTGCCTTTTCCGCGGCCCTCTGTCGATACGGGTGATCTGTGCAGGATTATCTACATTGATCATTACGGTAACGCGATTACCGGTCTGCGCGCCGGCAAGCTGGATAGGCGTTCGGGCTTGCGGCTGGGCGAAACCCTGCTCCGTTACGCGCGCACGTTTTCCAGTGTCCCGCACGGGCAGGCCTTCTGGTACGAAAATGCCAACGGCCTGGTCGAGATCGCCGCCAATCAGGGGCATGCCGCCCGGCTGCTGTCACTGGGCCTGGGCGATACTATTACTATTGTTCCCGAACTGCGCTAG
- a CDS encoding fused MFS/spermidine synthase, whose amino-acid sequence MTNLEERAATPNLSRTMVAANSRAFLAFLLCTAVLSGALVMVIQVLGSRVVGPFFGVSLFVWTSLITVTLLALAVGYAIGGLLSDRFHQPGYLFGIILLAGVLALFIPILKGPVLKACLPLGLKAGAFASTLILFGPVLLLLGCVSPYLVKLAARELQNLGRMVGGLYALSTIGSTAGTVLTGFVLIAYLSVDQIFALTGGLLMALAAIYFVAFQRRWWVLVILVLPFLLYQPQEAVSRTMADGTQVDLVHRQDNYYGDIKVVDYSFGKTHYREMIIDGMVQGGIDLADNLSVYEYTYFMKFLPFMLAPEGKRCLMIGLGLGVIPSWYEQQGIQCDVVDINQAVAEIARDYFNFRISGDLFIEDARYFLNSTDRDYDYILLDVFSGDITPAHLLSREALSLMRERLRPNGVLAINLIGSLQRETFMTASIVKTLQSVFNVVDIYPTFNTEKSTIGVGNLALMSYQGERRELRIDHARFQSHARVSEQVFANLGRRYEFPAHTPAMILTDAYNPVDFFDGWLRETVRKSILESTNWDILIS is encoded by the coding sequence ATGACGAATTTAGAAGAACGGGCAGCAACTCCTAACCTGAGCCGGACCATGGTTGCGGCGAATTCCAGGGCCTTCCTGGCTTTTCTGCTCTGCACCGCGGTGCTGAGCGGTGCCCTGGTGATGGTCATCCAAGTGCTGGGTTCCCGCGTGGTCGGTCCCTTTTTCGGCGTCAGCCTGTTTGTCTGGACTTCCCTGATCACCGTGACGCTGCTGGCCCTGGCCGTGGGCTACGCCATCGGGGGGCTGTTGTCGGATCGCTTTCATCAGCCGGGTTATCTGTTCGGCATTATTTTGCTAGCCGGGGTGCTGGCCTTATTCATTCCGATTCTAAAGGGTCCCGTGTTGAAGGCCTGCCTTCCGCTAGGCCTGAAGGCCGGGGCCTTTGCCAGCACCCTGATTCTGTTCGGGCCGGTGTTGTTGTTGCTGGGCTGTGTCTCGCCGTATCTGGTAAAACTGGCCGCGCGCGAGTTGCAGAATCTGGGGCGCATGGTAGGTGGGCTGTATGCCCTGTCGACCATCGGTAGCACGGCGGGTACGGTACTGACGGGTTTTGTGTTGATCGCCTATCTGAGTGTCGATCAGATCTTTGCGCTGACGGGCGGTCTGCTGATGGCCCTGGCGGCGATCTATTTTGTGGCCTTTCAGCGCCGCTGGTGGGTGCTGGTGATACTGGTTTTACCCTTTTTGCTGTACCAGCCACAGGAGGCGGTATCTCGCACCATGGCGGATGGCACCCAGGTGGATCTTGTGCATCGGCAGGATAATTATTACGGCGACATTAAGGTGGTGGATTATAGTTTTGGGAAAACCCACTACCGGGAAATGATTATCGATGGCATGGTTCAGGGTGGGATTGATCTTGCGGATAACCTGTCGGTTTATGAATATACCTATTTTATGAAATTCCTTCCCTTTATGCTGGCGCCGGAGGGGAAGCGATGCCTGATGATCGGGCTTGGTTTGGGGGTTATTCCCAGCTGGTATGAGCAACAGGGCATCCAGTGTGACGTGGTCGATATCAACCAGGCCGTGGCAGAGATTGCACGTGACTATTTTAATTTCAGGATTTCCGGCGATCTGTTTATTGAAGATGCGCGCTATTTTCTCAACAGCACCGATCGTGATTATGACTATATATTGTTAGATGTTTTTAGTGGCGATATTACCCCGGCACATCTGTTGAGCAGGGAGGCGTTGTCATTAATGCGCGAACGCCTGCGGCCCAATGGCGTGCTGGCCATCAACCTGATTGGCAGCCTGCAACGGGAAACCTTCATGACTGCGTCCATAGTGAAGACCCTGCAATCCGTCTTCAACGTGGTCGATATTTATCCCACCTTTAACACGGAAAAATCCACGATCGGTGTAGGAAATCTTGCGTTGATGTCCTATCAGGGCGAGCGCAGGGAATTGCGGATTGATCACGCCCGGTTTCAGAGTCATGCCCGCGTCAGCGAACAGGTGTTTGCCAATCTGGGGCGGCGTTACGAGTTTCCGGCCCATACCCCGGCGATGATATTGACCGACGCGTACAACCCTGTCGATTTCTTTGATGGCTGGCTGCGTGAAACGGTACGCAAAAGCATTCTGGAATCGACGAATTGGGACATTCTGATCAGTTAA